A portion of the Francisella uliginis genome contains these proteins:
- the tssC gene encoding type VI secretion system contractile sheath large subunit, whose protein sequence is MSENKTNLTEELLNSFGGSTEVEGVLKNIDFNVSDDASKVLSLSGDYNARNLMALSLVLANNNDISNYNQKYIQKVITVIDKLIDLQVNSIISNDEFKALEQEWLKVQEVCQEDYDNVEVSILDVKKEELQYDFERNLYDISSSDFFKKVYVAEFDQYGGEPYGGILGLYDFENTTNDIIWLTGMGMVAKNSHAPFIASIDKSFFGVDDLSEITQIKSFETLLEHPKYKEWNDFRNLDVAAYIGLTVGDFMLRQPYNPENNPVQYKLMEGFNEFVDYEDNKSYLWGPSSIQLIKNMMRSYDKTRWFQYIRGVESGGYVRNLVSCVYDNKGVLETKPPLNVLFADYMELSLANVGLIPFVGEKGTNNACFFSINSAKKVEEFVDDFDSANSRLIANLSYTMCISRISHYIKCVIRDKIGSVVGAEQIQSILSDWISGFVTTVYQPTPLEMARYPFRNVSIEVKNIPGKPGWYSCKINVIPHIQFEGMDTSMTIDTRLEPELFGSV, encoded by the coding sequence ATGTCAGAAAATAAAACAAACCTTACAGAAGAACTTTTAAATAGCTTTGGAGGATCAACAGAAGTTGAGGGAGTTCTTAAAAATATAGATTTTAATGTATCTGATGATGCCTCTAAGGTACTGTCTCTATCAGGTGACTATAATGCTAGAAATCTTATGGCTTTATCTCTAGTGTTAGCAAATAACAATGATATAAGTAATTATAATCAAAAATATATTCAAAAAGTTATCACGGTTATTGATAAATTAATAGATTTGCAAGTAAATTCAATAATTTCAAATGATGAATTTAAAGCTTTAGAACAAGAGTGGCTAAAAGTTCAGGAGGTTTGTCAGGAAGATTATGATAACGTTGAAGTAAGTATTCTTGATGTTAAAAAAGAAGAGTTACAATATGATTTTGAAAGAAATCTCTATGATATATCAAGTAGTGACTTTTTTAAGAAAGTATATGTTGCTGAATTTGATCAATATGGTGGTGAACCATATGGTGGTATATTAGGTCTTTATGATTTTGAGAATACTACTAATGACATTATTTGGTTAACAGGAATGGGTATGGTAGCTAAAAATTCACATGCGCCATTTATTGCCTCTATAGATAAGTCATTCTTTGGAGTTGATGATCTTTCTGAGATTACTCAGATAAAGAGTTTTGAGACTCTCTTAGAGCATCCTAAATATAAAGAATGGAATGATTTTAGAAATCTTGATGTTGCAGCATATATTGGTTTGACAGTAGGTGATTTTATGTTGCGTCAACCATATAACCCTGAGAATAATCCTGTTCAGTATAAGCTTATGGAAGGCTTTAATGAATTTGTTGATTATGAAGATAATAAAAGTTATTTGTGGGGACCATCATCTATTCAGCTAATTAAAAATATGATGAGATCTTATGATAAGACAAGATGGTTTCAATATATTAGAGGCGTAGAGAGTGGAGGATATGTTCGCAACTTAGTTTCATGTGTTTATGATAATAAAGGAGTTTTAGAAACTAAACCTCCTTTAAATGTCTTATTCGCTGACTATATGGAGCTTTCTTTGGCTAATGTTGGCTTGATACCATTTGTTGGTGAGAAAGGTACAAATAACGCTTGTTTCTTTAGTATAAATTCAGCAAAAAAAGTTGAAGAATTTGTTGATGATTTTGATTCGGCAAATTCAAGATTGATAGCAAATCTATCATATACTATGTGTATATCGAGAATTTCTCATTATATAAAATGTGTTATTAGAGATAAGATAGGAAGTGTTGTTGGAGCAGAGCAAATTCAAAGTATTTTATCTGATTGGATATCAGGATTTGTAACAACTGTATATCAGCCAACTCCTTTAGAAATGGCAAGATATCCATTTAGAAATGTTTCTATTGAAGTTAAGAATATTCCTGGTAAGCCAGGCTGGTATTCATGCAAGATAAATGTAATACCTCATATTCAGTTTGAAGGAATGGATACTTCAATGACTATAGACACAAGGTTGGAACCAGAGTTATTTGGCTCTGTTTAA
- the iglC gene encoding type VI secretion system tube protein IglC, whose amino-acid sequence MGQVKREDVLERRPVSIATNPASCMGAPSGADNDSRIFLDSLKIGDQSIPQNIVGVDGGQNSSDVGSTVNAAAIVTRMRLVPGMNVRIYIEVLCLLDSDQRSKITGALFNAKKRSESRKGFKIELGSSNKNQEFKTDGKWEKMLDLSSLELYPSSKFHYEVYTDEQADDVNDGGLAETYISLEGLTTDKQLLDCVHDMSTEKGQIVLNYKKGG is encoded by the coding sequence ATGGGACAGGTAAAAAGAGAAGATGTTTTAGAAAGAAGACCAGTAAGTATTGCAACTAATCCAGCAAGCTGTATGGGAGCACCATCTGGAGCTGATAATGATAGTCGAATATTTTTAGATTCACTGAAAATTGGAGATCAATCAATTCCACAAAATATTGTAGGAGTAGATGGAGGACAAAACTCTAGTGATGTTGGCTCTACAGTAAATGCAGCTGCAATTGTTACCCGTATGAGACTTGTTCCAGGTATGAATGTAAGAATTTATATTGAAGTCTTATGTCTACTTGATTCTGATCAAAGAAGTAAGATCACAGGTGCATTATTTAATGCAAAGAAAAGATCAGAATCAAGAAAAGGTTTTAAAATTGAGCTTGGAAGCTCTAATAAAAACCAGGAGTTTAAGACTGATGGTAAATGGGAGAAAATGTTAGATCTATCTAGTTTAGAGTTATATCCTTCTAGTAAGTTCCACTATGAAGTCTATACAGATGAGCAAGCTGATGACGTTAATGATGGAGGTTTAGCAGAAACGTATATTTCTCTAGAAGGCCTTACTACAGATAAGCAGCTACTTGATTGTGTTCATGATATGAGTACTGAGAAAGGTCAAATTGTACTTAATTATAAAAAAGGTGGATAA
- a CDS encoding DotU family type IV/VI secretion system protein produces MADFVEIEIILDIVKDTQDITNSTNIDNEQIAYYRNNVRKKIFFLQEELLEKYSESICKYIVFPVLAYVDEKLMLIMEDLNNNVSWSLLHLEYYDRENGGEYVFEIIDNLLSDNIYPQVCYQTISIILHNDFYGKYYENRYSSEFLTYKKEIDKYLEKFSKDNSIDLIDTSINRSPPLKRYRSILKLLLRFGVPLGLFIISLVIFLSW; encoded by the coding sequence ATGGCGGACTTTGTAGAAATAGAAATCATTTTAGATATAGTAAAAGATACTCAAGATATTACTAATAGTACTAATATTGATAATGAACAAATAGCTTATTATCGTAACAATGTAAGGAAAAAGATTTTTTTTCTTCAAGAAGAACTTTTAGAAAAATATAGCGAAAGTATATGTAAATACATAGTATTTCCAGTACTTGCATACGTTGATGAGAAGTTAATGCTTATTATGGAAGATTTAAATAATAATGTATCTTGGAGCCTCTTACACCTTGAGTATTATGATAGAGAAAATGGTGGTGAATACGTTTTTGAAATAATAGACAATCTTTTATCAGATAATATATATCCACAAGTGTGTTATCAAACTATCTCAATTATTTTACATAATGATTTTTATGGTAAATACTATGAAAATCGTTATAGTAGTGAATTTCTTACTTATAAAAAAGAAATTGATAAGTACCTAGAAAAATTTTCAAAAGATAATTCTATAGATTTGATTGATACATCAATTAATAGAAGCCCTCCTTTAAAAAGATATAGAAGTATATTGAAATTATTATTAAGATTTGGTGTTCCACTAGGCTTATTTATTATAAGTTTAGTGATTTTCTTAAGTTGGTAA
- the tssB gene encoding type VI secretion system contractile sheath small subunit, with the protein MAKNKIPNSRLMINYETQVDGVLKKKELPYRVLVVGDLSKGRSDDAKKEFADRQVRRIKNGVDRTLDDMNISFDFEAPNFVSKDPSNLKVDYKIQSIKDFRPDAVAKKVPEIRALLEMKEILASFAKDIENNRNLKKVIDMIFSNEQELEALKKKIPALANYSIKDSSDTVDAYSSEPSDSEEADNK; encoded by the coding sequence ATGGCGAAAAATAAAATTCCAAATTCAAGGCTAATGATAAATTATGAGACTCAAGTAGATGGTGTTCTTAAAAAGAAAGAATTACCATATAGAGTTTTGGTAGTTGGAGATTTATCAAAGGGAAGGTCTGATGATGCAAAAAAAGAATTTGCAGATAGACAGGTCAGAAGAATAAAAAATGGTGTTGATAGAACATTGGATGACATGAATATATCTTTTGATTTTGAAGCTCCAAATTTTGTATCTAAGGATCCTAGTAATCTCAAAGTTGATTATAAAATACAGAGTATTAAAGATTTCAGACCAGATGCAGTGGCAAAAAAAGTTCCAGAAATTAGAGCTCTGCTAGAAATGAAAGAAATACTTGCCTCTTTTGCTAAAGATATTGAGAACAATAGAAATCTAAAAAAAGTAATTGACATGATTTTTTCTAATGAACAAGAGTTAGAGGCTTTGAAAAAGAAGATTCCTGCATTGGCAAATTATTCTATAAAAGACTCTAGTGATACAGTTGATGCTTACTCTAGTGAACCTAGCGATTCAGAAGAAGCAGACAATAAATAA
- a CDS encoding type VI secretion system protein IglI family protein, which produces MNKFISILENIDLIVLDRVNPIANMQIQSKYENAEYEAFIESLNDNTENTKSIDIYNFFLSLNSEICLNLSELKEIPKIINDYFSFLNLHFEKLSPKDVSQKKELSEKGINKFLALIENNFSEMKNDLDLPLSSIERIIELLQDIIDFCKKHNLNYDTDLEQQLNNTLKKIKTALLAEEQDDPEEEIESVDKDFNTKKLNKKKSSSNNSHIEHSDKWTTLVEKIEVLKALVDSERIFETSIVYDDVQNLLANFDPKEYFPEIFFPLYQKISPIIGDIHKNIDLYSSSIQWSIANKMYNIDYNKFLDTLERMPENNFLNSRSNIAKEHFYQTSSEIKTQHREDNKIISNQDANKEDIKINHRDSTNNNLVENQETNSSPQEETDDDLNKLFDF; this is translated from the coding sequence ATGAACAAATTTATTTCTATATTAGAGAATATTGATTTAATAGTCTTAGATAGAGTTAATCCCATAGCTAACATGCAGATTCAATCTAAGTATGAAAATGCCGAATATGAGGCTTTTATAGAAAGTCTAAATGATAATACTGAGAATACAAAGAGTATAGATATATATAATTTCTTCTTATCATTAAATTCTGAAATATGCTTAAACTTATCTGAGCTCAAAGAAATACCTAAAATTATTAATGACTATTTTTCTTTTTTAAATTTACATTTTGAAAAGCTTAGTCCTAAAGATGTAAGTCAAAAAAAAGAATTATCAGAAAAAGGTATCAATAAATTTTTAGCTCTAATAGAAAATAATTTTTCAGAAATGAAGAATGACCTTGATTTACCTTTATCGTCTATAGAAAGAATCATAGAATTACTTCAGGATATAATAGATTTTTGTAAAAAACATAATTTAAACTATGATACGGATTTAGAGCAACAATTAAATAATACTCTAAAAAAAATTAAAACTGCACTTCTAGCAGAAGAACAAGATGATCCAGAAGAAGAAATAGAAAGCGTTGATAAAGATTTTAATACTAAAAAACTAAATAAAAAAAAGTCATCTTCTAACAATAGTCATATAGAGCATTCTGATAAATGGACAACCTTAGTGGAAAAAATAGAAGTATTAAAAGCTTTGGTAGATAGCGAAAGAATATTTGAAACATCCATCGTTTATGATGATGTACAAAATTTACTAGCTAATTTTGATCCCAAAGAATATTTTCCTGAAATTTTTTTCCCACTATATCAAAAAATATCTCCAATTATTGGCGATATCCATAAGAATATAGATCTTTATTCATCAAGTATTCAATGGAGTATAGCTAACAAAATGTATAATATAGACTATAATAAGTTTTTAGATACACTTGAAAGAATGCCTGAAAATAATTTTCTAAATTCAAGATCTAACATAGCAAAAGAACATTTTTATCAAACATCGTCAGAGATAAAAACACAACATCGAGAAGATAATAAAATTATAAGCAATCAAGACGCCAATAAAGAAGATATAAAGATAAACCACAGAGATAGTACTAATAATAATTTAGTAGAAAATCAAGAAACTAACAGCTCTCCTCAAGAAGAAACAGATGATGATTTAAATAAACTATTTGATTTTTAA
- the iglJ gene encoding type VI secretion system baseplate protein IglJ, translating to MFIEKNTEIKNIENLNNICHKLSLNNLLSILASYQLEIKNIKFIPILMNSVSNSTILNISNINEIVYIEINVFKLQLFSNLETKYQEYIKNNNNRAISVLKDGIKIMLYRYTLRTKKLYQLTQHNPYVHAATPYTLEKIINHLYKIFSEDYCTVINYEKKKINIKRKPSSVGHDDIGLIFLGGHIPSFIYLIKINLILLYRNETVIDNIKLQLLDFEKKIKNKLIKMELKISIENPKSNIQYLGNCSI from the coding sequence ATGTTTATAGAAAAAAATACTGAAATTAAAAATATAGAAAACCTAAACAACATATGTCACAAACTTTCCTTAAATAACCTTTTAAGTATTCTAGCTAGTTATCAATTAGAAATAAAAAATATAAAATTTATACCAATATTAATGAATAGTGTCTCAAATTCTACTATATTAAATATTTCCAATATCAACGAAATAGTATATATAGAAATAAATGTATTTAAATTACAGTTATTTTCAAACCTAGAGACTAAATACCAAGAATATATTAAAAACAATAATAATAGAGCTATTTCAGTCCTAAAAGATGGTATAAAAATAATGCTCTATAGATATACGTTAAGAACTAAAAAATTATATCAACTGACTCAGCATAACCCATATGTCCATGCAGCTACCCCTTACACTCTAGAAAAGATAATAAACCACTTATATAAAATATTCTCCGAAGATTACTGTACAGTTATAAACTATGAGAAGAAAAAAATAAATATAAAGAGAAAGCCTTCTTCAGTAGGTCATGATGATATAGGACTTATTTTTTTAGGAGGACACATTCCTTCATTTATATATTTAATAAAAATCAATTTAATTCTTTTATATAGAAATGAAACAGTAATAGATAACATAAAACTTCAGCTACTAGACTTCGAAAAAAAAATAAAAAATAAATTAATCAAAATGGAACTTAAAATATCTATAGAAAATCCTAAAAGTAATATTCAATATCTAGGTAATTGCAGTATATAA
- the tssK gene encoding type VI secretion system baseplate subunit TssK — MFLERLYWEDGMRLDSEVLDKASLALIERSTELNHLPFNLNKGIISFNIDNESLASNLILIKDLKLYIDGKKLIFFDKTYPLSLQLPLDEFHDEVPVFVNVRDRVIEKEGHKYIYDKLSLSLEHDYSAKYSLQIALFKSEKGKLSAKNYDFPLLSLDHYLMQELFIKLNRLISELKAFNRLVFSTSRSYASILLSFRINKLERNLEFAESNRLNSDPLQIFNELHDVYSLIQLNLDKIDKVENIVYDFNRPITKLNLLIDRLLSLCEHRKINNFVRFELQGQKYICENFPEEFFVANRYYLFVKKKSTAPATLKFNNKDSLRVTSISRNRNIVTLSLSGVRLLDVNHSTNFAVNIDNIDAIYEIQKGSELDFIVADRSAVFSAFNGSENFDFFIAFT; from the coding sequence ATGTTTCTAGAAAGGCTATACTGGGAAGATGGTATGAGGCTTGATAGTGAAGTTCTTGACAAGGCAAGCTTAGCTCTTATAGAAAGATCAACAGAATTAAACCATCTTCCTTTTAATCTTAATAAAGGAATTATTAGTTTTAATATAGATAATGAAAGTCTAGCATCTAATCTTATACTTATAAAAGATTTAAAATTATATATTGATGGTAAAAAATTGATTTTTTTTGATAAAACTTACCCTTTATCATTACAACTTCCCTTAGATGAATTTCATGATGAAGTTCCTGTTTTTGTAAATGTTAGAGATAGAGTAATAGAAAAAGAAGGTCATAAATATATCTATGATAAATTATCACTTTCATTAGAACATGATTACAGTGCAAAATATAGTCTTCAAATTGCTTTATTCAAATCTGAAAAAGGGAAGCTTTCAGCTAAAAATTATGACTTTCCTTTGTTGAGTTTAGATCATTATTTAATGCAGGAGCTTTTCATAAAATTAAATAGGTTAATATCTGAATTAAAAGCATTTAATCGATTAGTTTTCTCGACTTCTAGATCTTATGCTTCAATTTTATTGAGCTTTCGGATAAATAAATTGGAAAGAAATTTAGAATTTGCTGAATCAAATAGACTAAATAGCGACCCTTTGCAAATTTTCAATGAATTGCATGATGTTTATAGTTTGATTCAGTTAAATCTTGATAAGATCGATAAAGTTGAAAATATAGTATATGATTTTAATAGGCCTATCACTAAGTTAAATCTCTTAATAGATAGATTACTAAGTCTTTGTGAGCATAGAAAGATAAATAATTTTGTTAGATTTGAGTTGCAAGGACAGAAGTATATTTGCGAAAACTTCCCAGAAGAGTTCTTTGTTGCAAATAGGTATTATCTTTTCGTCAAAAAGAAATCAACAGCTCCAGCTACTTTAAAATTTAACAATAAAGATTCTCTAAGAGTTACTAGTATAAGTAGAAATAGAAATATTGTAACATTATCACTCTCTGGAGTTAGGCTTTTAGATGTGAATCATTCAACAAATTTTGCTGTAAATATTGATAATATTGATGCTATATATGAAATACAAAAAGGATCTGAACTAGATTTCATAGTAGCAGATAGAAGCGCGGTTTTTTCTGCATTTAATGGTAGTGAAAACTTTGACTTTTTTATAGCATTTACTTAA